One Leptospira selangorensis genomic region harbors:
- a CDS encoding protein-glutamate methylesterase/protein-glutamine glutaminase — MELPLEKNKTIRKVSVFVVDDSLVYRNLLRNTFSQDGEIEFLGAAIDGKFALPKIAQLKPDFVILDVEMPQMNGIQTLEEIKSKFPETKVIMLSSLTQDGAKITLKALEMGAIDFVPKPNGGQELALSETLELLTSKIKALSQIKPSVQTSFQTKNPPVKTTQSLREKNCTICAIGISTGGPIALRQLFLKLSPDLTGSIVIAQHMPPLFTNYLAESLSQAAHMPIKEAEDGEVLKKGVAYIAPGGKQLQIINGVSGPTTRVFNGPEEELCKPSVNILFRSLAENFPKETTAIIMTGMGEDGYLGMKELKKNGAYLIAQNRESCTVFGMPNRPVQEGLVDEVLDVERIAEKISSLLQRTQS; from the coding sequence TTGGAATTACCTCTAGAAAAAAACAAAACGATTAGAAAGGTTTCGGTCTTCGTCGTGGATGATTCTTTGGTCTATCGGAACCTTCTTCGGAATACCTTTTCGCAAGACGGCGAGATCGAATTTTTAGGAGCGGCGATAGATGGAAAATTCGCTCTTCCTAAGATCGCACAATTGAAGCCCGACTTCGTGATCTTGGACGTCGAAATGCCCCAAATGAACGGGATCCAAACGTTAGAGGAAATTAAATCCAAATTTCCGGAAACTAAAGTGATTATGCTTAGCTCTCTTACTCAAGACGGAGCTAAGATCACATTGAAAGCCTTGGAGATGGGAGCGATCGATTTTGTTCCGAAACCTAACGGGGGACAAGAGCTAGCGTTAAGCGAAACATTAGAGCTATTGACTTCTAAAATTAAGGCTCTAAGTCAGATCAAACCTTCCGTTCAGACCTCTTTTCAAACGAAAAATCCTCCGGTCAAAACGACACAAAGTCTGCGAGAGAAAAATTGCACGATATGTGCGATAGGGATATCAACCGGTGGGCCTATCGCTTTGCGTCAATTATTCTTGAAGTTGTCGCCCGATCTTACCGGAAGTATCGTAATCGCTCAGCATATGCCACCGCTGTTTACCAATTATCTAGCGGAAAGTCTTTCACAAGCTGCACATATGCCGATCAAGGAGGCAGAAGACGGAGAGGTTTTGAAGAAGGGAGTCGCCTATATCGCTCCCGGAGGTAAACAACTGCAGATTATCAACGGCGTTTCCGGTCCGACTACAAGAGTTTTTAACGGTCCTGAAGAAGAATTATGTAAACCTTCCGTAAATATCCTTTTTAGATCTTTAGCCGAAAATTTTCCGAAAGAAACCACTGCAATCATTATGACTGGGATGGGAGAAGACGGTTATCTTGGAATGAAAGAGTTGAAGAAGAACGGAGCATACCTGATCGCGCAGAATAGAGAATCATGTACCGTTTTCGGAATGCCGAATCGTCCAGTCCAGGAAGGGCTTGTCGACGAAGTGTTGGATGTGGAAAGGATCGCCGAGAAGATTTCTAGTTTATTACAAAGGACCCAATCATAA
- a CDS encoding CheR family methyltransferase — protein sequence MQDGTFELMEMIKQATGISLTEEKVYLLESRLSDILSDYNLSDFGELSKKFKESLDLEFREKVIDRVTTHETRFFRDESIFGAILERIIPEILERKQQRDPKIRIWSAACSTGQEPYSVAISIHERYPQLFNNVSIIATDIAKDTIEKAKSGIYSAFEIGRGLSDAHLAKYFDPFSKGLYRVNDEIRSIIEFKQHNLIYDPYPSDCDLILCRNVSYYFDHLERKNLFNKMEKTLNQDSFLILGSAESISEYSRNFIIREFGLCRFYELNPSNFTLFIKGA from the coding sequence ATGCAAGATGGCACCTTCGAACTGATGGAAATGATAAAACAAGCGACAGGTATATCCCTAACCGAAGAGAAAGTATATCTTCTGGAGAGTCGCCTTTCTGATATATTATCAGATTATAATTTATCCGACTTCGGAGAACTGTCGAAAAAATTCAAAGAAAGTTTGGATCTAGAATTTAGGGAGAAGGTTATAGATAGAGTAACCACTCATGAAACTAGATTTTTTAGGGATGAAAGTATTTTCGGAGCGATCTTAGAAAGGATCATACCTGAAATATTGGAAAGAAAACAACAAAGAGATCCGAAGATAAGGATTTGGTCGGCGGCTTGTTCAACAGGACAGGAACCTTATTCCGTAGCGATCTCTATCCACGAAAGATATCCTCAGCTATTCAATAATGTCAGTATAATAGCAACGGACATCGCAAAGGATACGATAGAAAAAGCCAAAAGCGGAATTTATTCTGCGTTTGAGATCGGTAGGGGATTGTCCGATGCTCATTTGGCTAAATATTTCGATCCATTTTCCAAAGGATTATATAGGGTAAATGACGAGATAAGATCCATAATAGAATTCAAACAGCATAATTTGATCTACGATCCTTATCCTTCGGATTGTGATCTGATCCTTTGCCGAAATGTGTCCTATTATTTCGATCATCTGGAAAGAAAGAACTTATTCAATAAAATGGAGAAAACCCTAAATCAAGATAGCTTTCTTATATTAGGTTCTGCCGAATCCATTTCAGAATATTCGAGAAATTTTATTATCCGTGAATTCGGCCTATGCCGCTTTTACGAATTGAATCCTTCTAACTTCACGTTATTTATTAAAGGAGCTTAA
- a CDS encoding response regulator, which produces MGNLKILAVDDSATMRSLVQQTLGIGGYEVTLASDGKDGIDKFGDSSFDLVITDINMPVMDGITFIREVRKRNTDVPILTLTTESEENVKQKGAEAGANGWIIKPFRPAQFLDIIKQVLQ; this is translated from the coding sequence ATGGGGAATTTAAAAATATTGGCGGTAGACGACTCGGCAACTATGAGAAGCCTGGTTCAACAAACATTAGGGATCGGTGGTTACGAAGTTACTCTTGCATCCGATGGCAAGGACGGTATAGATAAATTCGGTGATTCAAGTTTTGATCTGGTCATAACGGATATAAATATGCCTGTAATGGACGGAATAACTTTTATAAGAGAAGTTAGAAAGAGAAATACGGATGTGCCTATCCTGACTTTAACAACCGAATCGGAAGAAAATGTAAAGCAAAAGGGAGCGGAAGCCGGAGCAAACGGATGGATCATCAAACCTTTTCGGCCTGCACAATTCCTTGATATTATAAAACAAGTTTTGCAGTGA